A section of the Myxocyprinus asiaticus isolate MX2 ecotype Aquarium Trade chromosome 22, UBuf_Myxa_2, whole genome shotgun sequence genome encodes:
- the LOC127413437 gene encoding SH2 domain-containing protein 1A-like yields MESLSVYHGAISRDMCERRLCEAGKDGSYLIRDSESVPGAYCLCVLCKGFVYTYRLQQDTAGSWAAETAPGQNKRLFRKVKNLISAFEKPDQGIAVPLLYPITVQNYGQNIPH; encoded by the exons ATGGAATCACTTTCTGTTTATCACGGGGCCATCAGCCGAGACATGTGTGAGAGGCGCTTGTGTGAAGCAGGTAAAGACGGGAGCTATTTAATTCGAGACAGTGAGAGTGTGCCGGGAGCGTACTGCCTCTGTGTTCT ATGTAAAGGTTTTGTCTACACATACAGACTTCAGCAGGACACAGCGGGCTCCTGGGCAGCAGAG actgcaCCTGGTCAAAATAAACGTTTGTTCCGGAAAGTCAAGAATTTGATAAGTGCATTTGAGAAACCGGACCAGGGCATTGCGGTTCCCCTCCTCTACCCCATAACGGTCCAGAACTACGGCCAGAATATTCCCCATTAG